From Streptomyces cyaneogriseus subsp. noncyanogenus, the proteins below share one genomic window:
- a CDS encoding lactonase family protein, with the protein MAEGGRRQRRAFIGSFTAAGGPGIVTAEVAPETGALTALGTLNGVPDPSYLALSPDGGTLYAVSETADGAVAAYRVGGDRPGPAGAPVPVDGSGPTHLSLFAGHVLTANYGSGSVTAVPLNADGTLARAASGVLRHTGSGPHSPRQQSPHAHQVQPDPSGRWAVSVDLGTDSVRVCTLTDGVPAVHREAALRPGSGPRHLAFHPDGTRAYVINELTPTVTVCRWDAAEGSLQPLAETPVLPGVPAGDAYPSGIVASRDGRFVWTATRGEDVLSVLAVEGETLRLLATVPCAGRWPRAITESDGVLYVANERSGDVAWFPVDPGTGMPRRGGSLKVPAASCVIFD; encoded by the coding sequence GTGGCAGAGGGCGGCAGGCGGCAGCGGCGGGCGTTCATCGGGTCGTTCACGGCGGCCGGGGGCCCCGGGATCGTGACGGCGGAGGTCGCCCCGGAGACCGGCGCGCTCACCGCTCTCGGCACCCTGAACGGCGTACCGGACCCCTCCTATCTGGCCCTGTCGCCGGACGGGGGGACGCTCTACGCCGTCAGTGAGACCGCCGACGGCGCGGTGGCCGCCTACCGCGTGGGCGGGGACCGGCCCGGACCCGCCGGGGCGCCGGTGCCCGTCGACGGCAGCGGCCCCACCCACCTCAGCCTGTTCGCCGGTCACGTCCTGACCGCGAACTACGGCTCCGGCAGCGTCACCGCCGTGCCGCTGAACGCGGACGGCACCCTCGCCCGGGCGGCGTCCGGCGTGCTCCGGCACACCGGCTCGGGCCCGCACTCCCCGCGCCAGCAGAGCCCGCACGCCCACCAGGTGCAGCCCGACCCGAGCGGCCGGTGGGCGGTCAGCGTCGACCTCGGCACGGACTCCGTACGGGTGTGCACGCTGACGGACGGCGTTCCGGCCGTGCACCGGGAGGCCGCGCTGCGGCCCGGCTCGGGGCCGCGACACCTGGCGTTCCACCCGGACGGCACCCGCGCCTACGTGATCAACGAACTCACCCCCACCGTCACCGTGTGCCGGTGGGACGCGGCCGAGGGCAGCCTCCAGCCGCTCGCCGAGACCCCGGTGCTGCCCGGCGTCCCGGCGGGCGACGCCTACCCCTCGGGCATCGTCGCCTCCCGCGACGGCCGCTTCGTCTGGACGGCGACCCGCGGAGAGGACGTCCTGTCGGTCCTCGCGGTCGAGGGGGAGACCCTGCGGCTGCTCGCAACGGTCCCCTGCGCGGGCCGCTGGCCCCGCGCGATCACCGAGTCGGACGGTGTCCTGTACGTGGCGAACGAGCGCTCCGGCGACGTGGCCTGGTTCCCGGTCGACCCCGGTACCGGGATGCCGCGGCGCGGCGGCTCCCTCAAGGTGCCGGCGGCCTCCTGCGTGATCTTCGACTGA
- a CDS encoding Lrp/AsnC family transcriptional regulator: protein MAVDELDTRILRLLLEQPRTSVREYARILGVARGTVQARLDRLERDGVITGTGPVLSPAALGHPVLAFVHIEVTQGHLDDVGDALAGVPEIVEAFSITGGGDLLTRVVARDNAHLEDVIQKLISLPGVVRTRTEVALRERVPHRLLPLVESLGRTARG, encoded by the coding sequence GTGGCCGTGGACGAGCTGGACACCCGCATCCTGCGGCTGCTGCTGGAGCAGCCGCGCACCAGCGTGCGCGAGTACGCCCGCATCCTGGGCGTGGCGCGCGGCACGGTCCAGGCCCGTCTCGACCGGCTGGAGCGGGACGGCGTCATCACCGGCACGGGCCCCGTCCTCTCCCCCGCCGCGCTCGGCCACCCGGTGCTCGCCTTCGTGCACATCGAGGTCACCCAGGGCCACCTGGACGACGTGGGCGACGCCCTCGCCGGGGTGCCCGAGATCGTCGAGGCGTTCTCCATCACCGGCGGCGGGGATCTGCTGACCCGGGTCGTGGCGCGGGACAACGCCCACCTGGAGGACGTGATCCAGAAGCTGATCAGTCTGCCCGGCGTGGTGCGGACCCGTACCGAGGTGGCGCTGCGCGAGCGCGTCCCGCACCGGCTGCTGCCGCTGGTGGAGTCCCTCGGCCGCACCGCCCGGGGCTGA
- a CDS encoding FUSC family protein encodes MLKRVFVAPDPGRTRLRFATRAVLGIALAVTVCGLAGHSLQGVVTGGLAALLALFTVTDATVRGQAVTTALLPAVGLPVLAAAAELHDHPVARDLTFLAVVGLGVYARRWGPRGHSLGVFAFMTYFVAQFLHATTDRLPELFASVLLSVLSAAAVRFGLWCYERRLPPAPVPAPPGGTGLARVTTRQAVQATAGAGFALVVGQLVSGQRWYWAVGATWWIFVNTTSRGETLVRGFRRVLGTVLGIGLGLLVAVPAQGAALPTAVLAAVCVFGIFYTAAVSYTWMMLCVTVLAGSLYGLLGVLTPGLLALRLAETAVGALGAVLAVLLVLPVTTHAVTDAWIQRALRCVHACTAEAAARLAGDESADPAPRVAELEQLLARVRLSVAPLVHPLNPALGRKRRARRVLALLDDCAREIRGLVAVAADPVASHDARLAAACWRVESAVEALTGGGAVPAREAGREPAVEPALAHLHGLERALAELAGPLRAGSGSPLVGA; translated from the coding sequence GTGCTGAAGAGAGTGTTCGTGGCTCCGGATCCGGGGCGGACACGGTTGCGTTTCGCCACGCGGGCCGTCCTCGGCATCGCACTGGCCGTCACCGTCTGCGGTCTGGCCGGACACTCCCTCCAGGGCGTCGTCACCGGCGGCCTCGCCGCCCTGCTCGCCCTCTTCACCGTCACCGACGCCACGGTCCGCGGACAGGCGGTCACCACCGCCCTGCTGCCGGCCGTCGGCCTGCCCGTGCTCGCGGCCGCGGCCGAACTGCACGACCACCCCGTGGCCCGGGACCTCACCTTCCTGGCCGTCGTCGGCCTGGGCGTGTACGCCCGCCGCTGGGGTCCGCGCGGGCACAGCCTCGGCGTGTTCGCCTTCATGACCTACTTCGTGGCGCAGTTCCTGCACGCGACCACCGACCGGCTGCCCGAGCTGTTCGCGTCCGTGCTGCTGTCCGTGCTCTCCGCGGCGGCGGTGCGCTTCGGCCTGTGGTGCTACGAGCGGCGTCTGCCGCCCGCCCCGGTGCCCGCCCCGCCCGGCGGCACCGGCCTGGCGCGCGTGACCACGCGGCAGGCCGTCCAGGCGACCGCCGGCGCGGGCTTCGCGCTCGTCGTCGGCCAGCTCGTCTCCGGGCAGCGCTGGTACTGGGCCGTCGGCGCCACGTGGTGGATCTTCGTCAACACCACCTCGCGCGGCGAGACCCTCGTCCGCGGCTTCCGGCGGGTCCTCGGCACCGTGCTCGGCATCGGTCTCGGCCTGCTCGTCGCCGTGCCCGCGCAGGGCGCCGCGCTGCCCACGGCCGTGCTCGCCGCCGTCTGCGTCTTCGGCATCTTCTACACGGCCGCCGTGTCCTACACCTGGATGATGCTCTGCGTGACGGTGCTCGCCGGATCGCTGTACGGCCTCCTGGGCGTCCTCACCCCCGGTCTGCTCGCCCTGCGGCTCGCCGAGACCGCCGTGGGCGCGCTCGGCGCCGTGCTCGCCGTGCTCCTCGTCCTGCCCGTGACCACCCACGCCGTCACCGACGCCTGGATCCAGCGCGCGCTGCGCTGCGTCCACGCCTGCACCGCCGAGGCCGCCGCGCGCCTCGCCGGCGACGAGAGCGCCGACCCGGCGCCCCGGGTGGCCGAGCTGGAGCAGTTGCTGGCCCGGGTGCGGCTGTCGGTCGCCCCGCTGGTGCACCCGCTGAACCCGGCGCTCGGGCGCAAACGGCGCGCCCGCCGGGTGCTCGCCCTGCTCGACGACTGCGCCCGGGAGATCCGCGGTCTGGTCGCGGTCGCGGCCGACCCGGTGGCCTCGCACGACGCCCGCCTGGCCGCGGCCTGCTGGCGCGTCGAGTCCGCCGTCGAGGCGCTCACCGGCGGCGGCGCCGTCCCCGCGCGGGAGGCCGGGCGCGAGCCCGCCGTGGAACCGGCGCTGGCCCACCTGCACGGCCTGGAGCGGGCCCTGGCCGAGCTCGCCGGGCCGCTGCGGGCGGGATCGGGCTCACCGCTGGTCGGGGCCTGA